CCTGCTCGTTGGCGAGCACGGTGTGATCGACCGGGTCCCAGTTCACCTTGGCGGTGCGGCGCGAGACCAGCCCGGCCTTCAGGAAGTCCAGGAACATCCGCTGCTGGTGCTTGTAGTAGTCGGGATCGCAGGTCGCGATCTCGCGGCTCCAGTCCAGCGACAGGCCCATCGATTGCAGCTGCGCCCGCATCGTCGCGATGTTGGCGTAGGTCCACTCCCGCGGGTTGACCTTGTTCTGCATCGCGGCGTTCTCGGCCGGCAGGCCGAAGGCGTCCCAGCCCATCGGATGCAGGACGTTGAAGCCCTTGGCGCGCTTGTAGCGGGCGACCACGTCGCCCATCGCGTAGTTGCGCACGTGGCCCATATGGATGCGCCCCGACGGGTAGGGGAACATCTCGAGCACGTAGTATTTCGGGCGCGGATCGTCGTTGCGGGTGCGAAAAATCTCCCGCTCGGCCCACACCTGCTGCCAGTGGGGCTCGGAATCCTTCGCGTTGTAACGTTCGGCCATGGCGGCGTCTTTGCGACCGGTCGGCGCCGGCGCCGAGAGCACCGGCGGCAGGGATGAAGGGAAAACGTCACGGCCGCAAACGGTTGAGCTTGCTCGGCGCGGCGCCGGCGGACTAGGACACGGTTTGGTCCCGAGGGTCAACAATCAAGCAAGGCGGCGCGCCGCCGGGAAGGATAGCGGTCATGATCGACCCGCAGACCGTCGTGGCGAACCTAACCGAGGTACAGGGCGAGATCGCTCGCGCCGCGCAAGACAGCGAACGCGATCGGGCAGACGTCGCCCTCATCGCCGTGTCGAAGACGATTGCCGCCGAGGGGATCCGCCCGGCCCTGGCTGCGGGCCAGCGGCTGTTCGGCGAGAACTACGTGCAGGAGGCCAAGGCGAAGTGGCCCGCCTTGCGCGAGGAATATCCGCAAGCCGAGCTGCACCTGATCGGCCCGCTGCAATCGAACAAGGCCCGCGAGGCGGTGGAGCTTTTCGACGTGATCCATACCCTCGACCGGACCTCGCTCGCGGCGGCCCTGGCGAAGGAGATTCAGCGCAGCGGCCGGCACCCGAGGCTGCTGGTGCAGGTCAATACCGGCGAGGAGCCGCAGAAGGGGGGCGTGGCGCCGGGCGCGGTCGATGCCTTCCTGGCCGAGTGCCGGGACACGCACGGCCTCACCGTCTCGGGGCTGATGTGCATCCCGCCGGCGGCGGATCCGCCCTCGGCGCATTTCGGCTTGCTGGCGGCAATCGCCCGCCGCCATGCCCTGCCGATCCTGTCGATGGGGATGAGTGCCGACTACCCGGCGGCCATCCAGATGGGCGCGACCCATGTGCGGGTCGGCAGCGCGATCTTCGGGGCGCGCCAGCCGCAGGGCTGACGCGCAACCTCAGTCAGTTGGCGTGCAGGCAGCGGATCTCCTCCCGCGCCTGCTCCAGGAAGCGGACACGGTCCTCGTCCGTGAGCAGGATGGGAGAGTTGGGCAGCCCGTCGCGATAGCGGGCGCCGAAATCCCAGAGGGTACCGCGCGCGCCCTCCGCCGCGTGGATCTGTCGGGCACGAACGATCTCGGTCGCGGTGTAGGCGTCGAGCATGCGTCTCTCCCCTGCGTCCGATAAGGCTTTTGTGTGGCAAGCCAGACCCTACAGGATGTTTTCGCGCTGCGCGAGTGTGGCAGCGTTACCAAAATGAAAGAGTTTTTTGTGCTCCGCAGCATGATTCGACGAGAAGATCCCGTCGAATTGTTCGCGTTGCCGGAGAACAGCTTGCCTAGATCGTGAGGCGGGTGCCGGGCCCGAGGCGGCGCAGGAGCCGGACCAGGTCGGGGCGGCGCAGGGCCACGCAGCCCTCGGTCGGCCGGAAGCCGGGGCGGGCGACGTGCAGGAAGATGGCGCTGCCGCGTCCGGGACGGATCGGGCCGCGATTGTAGTCGAGGTCGATCACGAGGTCGTAGAGCCCGTCGTCGCGCCACATCGCCTCGGCGCTGATGCCCGGGGCGGGGAGCGGGATCGGGCGGTTGTAGCGCCGGTCGTAGGTCTCGTCGCACCAGCCGTCGCCAGGGCGGATGCGGCGCAAGGGGAGGAGGGTCGCGGGCCGACCCCCGAGCCGGTCGGGCCGGTAGAAGCCGCCGCGCAGGCGAAAGGTCCCGCGGGGCGAGGCGCCGTCGCCCTCGCGCTTCCGGTGGGTCTGGCCGCCCTTGCCGAGGGCGCAGGGAATCAGCACCGGGCCGGCGATCAGCGTGCCGCGGCGGCGGTCGAGGGGATCGGGGCGGACCCGCAGGTGCCGGAGGGTGGTGCGCTTCATGAGCACCGTCTTACGGCGCCGTCGCGGGACCCGTCGAGGGGAGCGTGACAGGAGGCGGGGTCCGGCGGAGAATGGCGCTGAGACCCCGTATCCGAGCCGTCGCCATGCCCGAATCT
This sequence is a window from Methylobacterium sp. SyP6R. Protein-coding genes within it:
- a CDS encoding YggS family pyridoxal phosphate-dependent enzyme, translated to MIDPQTVVANLTEVQGEIARAAQDSERDRADVALIAVSKTIAAEGIRPALAAGQRLFGENYVQEAKAKWPALREEYPQAELHLIGPLQSNKAREAVELFDVIHTLDRTSLAAALAKEIQRSGRHPRLLVQVNTGEEPQKGGVAPGAVDAFLAECRDTHGLTVSGLMCIPPAADPPSAHFGLLAAIARRHALPILSMGMSADYPAAIQMGATHVRVGSAIFGARQPQG
- a CDS encoding L,D-transpeptidase family protein, encoding MKRTTLRHLRVRPDPLDRRRGTLIAGPVLIPCALGKGGQTHRKREGDGASPRGTFRLRGGFYRPDRLGGRPATLLPLRRIRPGDGWCDETYDRRYNRPIPLPAPGISAEAMWRDDGLYDLVIDLDYNRGPIRPGRGSAIFLHVARPGFRPTEGCVALRRPDLVRLLRRLGPGTRLTI